Proteins from a genomic interval of Pseudoalteromonas sp. MEBiC 03607:
- a CDS encoding sigma-54 dependent transcriptional regulator, whose amino-acid sequence MNTNAILVVEDDAGLREALIDTLEMSGIDCIAADSAEQAMVLLKQGTYSLVVSDVQMGAMSGLDLLRSIKLNYPELPVLMMTAYATIDDAVEAMRLGAIDYMAKPFAPEVLLNMVSRYLPEKEKETDGPIVADPSSIKLLELASKVARSDASVMVLGPSGSGKEVLARYIHDKSNRADAPFVAINCAAIPENMLEATLFGYEKGAFTGAIQACPGKFEQAQGGTILLDEITEMDLGLQAKLLRVLQEREVERLGGRKTIELDVRVLATSNRDLKEAVSENLFREDLYYRLNVFPLMWKPLAERPGDIVVLAEHLIERHCLKSKEPIAMLTESAKQKLLTHAWPGNVRELDNVIQRALILCDGNSIHEDDVFIEELLTVEIKSVATPPHNAPVYQEQPVEVNLDTVPQVSEQGNYKDELKDKEHRIILETLARCNGKRKEVAETLGISPRTLRYKLAQMRDLGIALPA is encoded by the coding sequence ATGAATACGAACGCAATTTTAGTCGTTGAAGACGACGCAGGCTTACGAGAAGCTTTGATTGATACACTCGAAATGTCAGGAATTGATTGCATCGCAGCAGATAGTGCTGAGCAAGCAATGGTGCTGTTAAAACAAGGCACGTATTCATTAGTGGTCAGCGATGTACAAATGGGCGCGATGAGTGGCCTTGATTTACTTCGCAGTATTAAGCTCAACTACCCTGAACTACCTGTACTTATGATGACAGCTTATGCCACCATTGATGATGCAGTTGAAGCGATGCGTTTAGGTGCGATTGATTACATGGCAAAACCATTTGCCCCAGAAGTATTGCTTAATATGGTCAGTCGTTATTTACCTGAAAAGGAAAAAGAAACAGACGGGCCAATTGTTGCAGATCCATCGAGTATTAAGTTACTCGAACTTGCGAGCAAAGTAGCGCGTTCAGATGCCAGTGTTATGGTTCTTGGCCCAAGTGGTTCAGGTAAAGAAGTGTTAGCCCGCTATATTCATGATAAATCGAATCGAGCAGATGCTCCCTTTGTTGCCATTAACTGTGCCGCTATTCCTGAAAATATGCTTGAAGCAACCTTATTTGGCTATGAAAAAGGCGCGTTTACCGGTGCCATTCAGGCCTGCCCTGGTAAATTTGAACAAGCACAAGGCGGTACCATATTACTTGATGAGATCACCGAGATGGATTTAGGTCTGCAAGCAAAATTACTGCGTGTACTACAAGAGCGTGAAGTAGAGCGCTTAGGCGGCCGTAAAACCATAGAGCTTGATGTTCGTGTCTTAGCTACGAGTAACCGTGATTTAAAAGAAGCGGTGAGTGAAAACCTATTTAGAGAAGATTTATATTATCGCTTAAATGTGTTCCCGCTGATGTGGAAACCATTAGCAGAACGCCCGGGCGACATTGTTGTATTGGCAGAGCATTTAATTGAGCGCCATTGCCTGAAAAGTAAAGAACCCATTGCTATGTTGACCGAGTCAGCTAAGCAAAAGCTGCTAACACATGCTTGGCCGGGTAATGTGCGAGAGCTTGATAATGTTATTCAACGTGCGCTGATATTATGTGATGGTAACAGCATTCATGAAGATGATGTCTTCATTGAAGAGTTACTAACGGTAGAGATAAAGTCAGTTGCTACGCCACCGCATAATGCACCGGTGTATCAAGAGCAACCCGTTGAAGTTAATTTAGATACAGTGCCACAGGTGAGTGAGCAAGGTAATTATAAAGACGAGCTTAAAGACAAAGAGCATCGTATTATTTTAGAAACCCTCGCACGCTGTAATGGTAAGCGAAAAGAGGTGGCTGAGACCTTAGGCATTAGCCCCCGCACCTTGCGATATAAACTAGCGCAGATGCGCGATCTTGGGATTGCACTGCCAGCCTAA
- the fliE gene encoding flagellar hook-basal body complex protein FliE, producing the protein MKVQNSALFQEMQSMALEASRSNSITNLPTQTQPTSTAQFGDLLTNALDTVNGLQQEAKQKVTALEMGDRSVSLADVMIASQKSSVAFEATVQVRNKLVEAYKEIMNMPV; encoded by the coding sequence ATGAAAGTTCAAAACAGCGCATTATTTCAAGAAATGCAATCTATGGCCCTTGAAGCTAGCCGTAGTAACTCAATTACAAATTTACCAACTCAGACACAGCCTACATCAACGGCACAATTTGGTGATCTACTTACCAATGCATTAGATACAGTAAATGGCTTGCAACAAGAAGCCAAGCAAAAAGTGACGGCTCTTGAAATGGGTGATCGCAGTGTATCGCTTGCAGATGTGATGATTGCTTCACAAAAATCATCAGTTGCATTCGAAGCAACGGTACAGGTTCGTAATAAACTTGTTGAAGCATATAAAGAAATCATGAACATGCCTGTGTAA
- the fliF gene encoding flagellar basal-body MS-ring/collar protein FliF has product MAQSNQSTDLALAGGGIDSTDTDDQQEQKSGYLSALNGVDVLRQVTLVIALAICLAIAIFIIIWARQPDMRPLGKMPTEELIQTLDFLDAQKIDYELDGNVISVEEGEYQNIKLLMAREGLEQAPSSGTDIIMQDMGFGVSQRLERERLKHGREQQLARTIEELKNVTRAKVLLAIPKENVFARREKQPSATVVLTLKRGRTLDGEEVDSVVDIVASAVQGLSPERVTVTDQNGRLLNSGSQNSLAARSRKEYEIERKREEEYLNKIDSILIPVVGLGNYTAQVDLNMDFSAVEETQKRYNPDLPAVRSETTFEENNIGGLAVGIPGALTNQPPANSNIPEIAGQGSAGSATNPSRSHKEATRNYELDTTISHKRQQTGVIRRISVSVAVDYVPEVGENGETTMVPRSVEALSNIRRLLQGGVGFDMQRGDALEVVTVPFVRENTEMAIEVPLWEQDWFMKMLRLALGALVIIVLILAVVKPMLKRLIYPDDTLEEYDEDALSAGVDIGDSTLDMLNKDFDSAAVGFSSDGTLQLPDLHGDEDLLKAVRALVANEPELSSQVVKAWLTEDD; this is encoded by the coding sequence GTGGCGCAATCTAATCAATCAACTGATCTAGCCCTAGCAGGCGGCGGTATCGATTCTACCGATACTGATGATCAACAAGAGCAAAAGTCAGGCTACTTAAGTGCCTTAAACGGTGTAGATGTTTTACGCCAGGTTACTTTAGTGATTGCTTTGGCAATTTGTTTGGCTATCGCAATTTTTATTATCATTTGGGCACGTCAGCCAGATATGCGTCCGCTTGGTAAAATGCCAACGGAAGAGCTTATTCAAACGCTAGACTTTTTAGACGCACAAAAGATTGATTACGAACTCGATGGTAATGTCATCTCTGTAGAAGAAGGTGAGTACCAAAACATTAAGTTATTGATGGCTCGTGAAGGCCTTGAGCAAGCGCCAAGCTCAGGTACTGACATCATCATGCAAGATATGGGATTTGGTGTAAGCCAACGCCTAGAACGTGAACGTTTAAAACATGGTCGTGAGCAACAACTTGCTCGCACTATCGAAGAGCTAAAAAATGTTACTCGCGCCAAAGTACTTTTAGCTATTCCAAAAGAAAACGTATTTGCTCGTCGCGAAAAACAACCTTCAGCTACAGTGGTTTTAACACTCAAACGCGGCCGTACGCTTGATGGTGAAGAAGTTGACTCAGTTGTTGATATTGTTGCCTCAGCGGTACAAGGTTTATCGCCAGAGCGTGTTACTGTTACCGATCAAAATGGTCGCTTACTAAACTCAGGCTCACAAAATTCACTCGCTGCACGTTCTCGTAAAGAGTATGAAATAGAGCGCAAACGTGAAGAAGAGTACTTAAATAAAATCGACAGCATTCTCATTCCAGTGGTTGGTTTAGGTAACTACACTGCGCAAGTTGATTTAAATATGGATTTTAGTGCAGTAGAAGAAACTCAAAAACGCTATAACCCTGATTTACCAGCAGTGCGAAGCGAAACGACTTTCGAAGAAAATAACATCGGCGGTCTTGCTGTAGGTATTCCTGGTGCGCTTACAAATCAGCCACCTGCAAACTCGAATATTCCTGAAATTGCAGGTCAAGGCAGTGCAGGCTCAGCGACTAACCCTAGCCGTTCTCACAAAGAAGCAACACGCAACTACGAGTTAGATACCACGATTTCTCATAAGCGTCAGCAAACAGGTGTTATTCGTCGTATTAGCGTATCAGTCGCTGTTGATTACGTACCAGAAGTTGGTGAAAACGGTGAAACGACTATGGTGCCTCGTTCTGTCGAAGCATTGTCAAATATTCGTCGTTTACTACAAGGTGGTGTAGGCTTTGATATGCAACGTGGTGATGCACTTGAAGTGGTCACAGTTCCGTTTGTTCGTGAAAACACAGAAATGGCGATTGAAGTGCCGCTGTGGGAACAAGACTGGTTCATGAAAATGCTTCGCTTAGCGTTAGGTGCTTTGGTTATTATCGTACTTATCTTGGCTGTTGTTAAACCAATGCTGAAACGCTTAATCTACCCAGACGATACACTTGAAGAGTATGATGAAGATGCGTTAAGTGCGGGTGTAGATATTGGTGATAGCACGCTAGATATGCTAAATAAAGACTTTGACTCTGCTGCTGTAGGATTCTCAAGTGATGGTACACTACAGCTGCCAGATTTACATGGCGATGAAGATTTACTCAAAGCAGTTCGTGCATTGGTTGCTAATGAACCAGAACTGTCTTCTCAAGTGGTGAAAGCGTGGTTAACTGAAGATGACTGA